The following are encoded together in the Tripterygium wilfordii isolate XIE 37 chromosome 18, ASM1340144v1, whole genome shotgun sequence genome:
- the LOC119983397 gene encoding probable WRKY transcription factor 30, whose amino-acid sequence MEEAIITLRRQMSEIISELWHGKEVTEQLIRKYDHQHLNQSYSSLHESETHQFLASKILSSFEKTLSMLSSSGFMVCYPIHPTTTSLPDQDCTEQCSKKRKISSLRWNEQVRVCPGRVERPPVAVDGHSWRKYGQKQILGGNFPRGYYRCAHRDSQGCLATKQLQQSDHDPTIFPVNHRGTHTCSHLEPIMISVEELRDLKSDHRHHHQQQQEMERARVF is encoded by the exons ATGGAAGAGGCTATAATTACTTTGAGGAGGCAGATGAGCGAAATTATTAGTGAATTATGGCATGGAAAGGAAGTGACAGAGCAGCTAATTAGAAAGTATGATCATCAGCATCTCAACCAATCTTATTCATCTCTTCATGAAAGTGAAACACATCAATTCCTGGCTTCCAAGATACTCTCTTCCTTTGAAAAAACACTTTCGATGCTCAGTTCTAGTGGTTTTATGGTATGCTACCCTATTCACCCCACAACCACTAGCTTGCCTGATCAAGATTGTACGGAACAATGTAGCAAGAAAAG AAAGATTAGTTCACTGCGATGGAACGAGCAAGTAAGGGTGTGCCCAGGGAGGGTTGAAAGGCCTCCTGTGGCTGTGGATGGTCATAGCTGGAGGAAGTACGGACAGAAACAAATCCTCGGAGGCAATTTTCCAAG gggATATTATAGATGTGCACATCGCGACTCACAAGGATGTTTAGCCACAAAGCAACTCCAACAATCGGATCATGACCCAACCATCTTTCCAGTAAACCATCGAGGAACACATACATGCAGTCACTTAGAACCAATAATGATCAGTGTTGAAGAGCTGAGAGATCTTAAATCTGATCATcgccatcatcatcaacaacaacaagaaaTGGAGAGAGCCAGAGTATTTTAG